Below is a window of Sciurus carolinensis chromosome 6, mSciCar1.2, whole genome shotgun sequence DNA.
TTCAAGAGGCAGACATGGGGTGCAGAGCAATAATTCAAAGGAGCTCATGAGCGGTGTGAACATGTGCAAGTCATTTTCAGTGTTAGGttacaaagaaacaaatgaaaagaaaagaactgccTTAGTAGAAACCAGAAAAGCTACAAGAAAACTACAAATAGACACTCAACAGAGATATTCCGGCATCAAAAATTCCTGTTATATGTTGCTGCTGGAAGTTATTTGAAAAGATGGCAAGAATATTAGTTTCCAGGGTATGAAATATggaaaagtgaaagagaacagattttttttttttttgcttaaattttaGAGCTATAATGAGAGCTGGAAATGGCTTAGAAATTGCCTAGCCCAATCActtattttacaggtgaagaaatttGCATGTTGGAGATAAATTCTCTTTCttggatgtatgtgtgtgtaatataaattatataattcaataatattatagaaacatattttcatataaaataaaaagatgtatactgagggaataaaattttcttcctaaataaacctatctgtatataatatgtaatgcATAAACATATTTGTATAAAGACTAAATTCATTCTCATATATATTGAAAGAGGGAGCGAGTAAATCAGTGTGTTTCTTCAACTGGGGTTTTAAAGACTTCTTGATTCCTTCAAGACTTACAAACTGCATGTGTTCTCATGGAGTGATCTTTCTGGTTTCAAGGAACAGAATATTGCTCACATTATTCAAATGCAAAGAGAAGATtgttaataaaaaggaaacaaatgttttCCCATCTATTCAAGGAAGGGACATGTCCTCTGACATGCCTGACCCAACAGAAGAGGTGGGCAGGCTCCCCCAGGACTTTCATCAAATTAATGTGTCCTGAATGCCCCTGGGGCAAGTGGGGCAGAGAGAGCAGATGTTCTCTACCCCACTCGCTAGTCTGCCTCCTCACGTGTAAATGATCATAATCTTCCACTAATCAAAATATAATTGGAAAATTCAGTTTGTGTCCCTAATGTATGAATTTTCTGCCCAGAAACTAAACAATGAAACTTTGAAGCTGTTTCCTTTGAAAGATCACCATTAATACAAGGGGGAGATCACAAAATATTGGGGGCCCGCGCTGTATATTTGTCCCCTGGTCTGAACAGGCAGGGGCCTGGCTGACTGGTCTCCTTTTATAAAACAAGTTTCATTGAAATTGCAATGCCTGTTCTTCTGTATTGTTGATGGCAGTTTTTGCACCACAATGGCAGGCATGAGTCACTGTAATGGAGACAGCCCTTATGACCTGCAAAGTCTCTGTGAACATGGCAATCTGCCCACCGCTGGGGTAGATCACAGAGGACTCGCATCTTTCTAGGACTGGTGATGCTTGCCTGTGCTTCTGCCTCTGGGGATGGGCAGAAGCGAAGGATATCAGTGAGTGCAGCCCCCTGTCACTTCTCTGAGAATCTGGTGCTTCTCCTTCCATCCCAGGGTTTGCTGTAAGACCATGGTCCTTTAACTCTTTGTTCTCTGTCCTTTGCCAGACTCCGACCTGAGCATGCGCACACTGAGCACGCCCAGCCCAGCCTTGATATGTCCACCGACTTTACCAGGATTTCAGAATGGAAGGGGCTCGTCCACCTCCTCGTCCTCTGTCACCGGAGAGACGGTGGCCATGGTCCACTCCCCGCCCCCAACGCGCCTCACGCACCCGCTCATCAGACTCGCCTCCAGACCCCAGAAAGAGCAGGCCAGCATAGACCGGCTCCCGGACCACTGCATGGTGCAgatcttctccttcctgcccaCCAACCAGCTGTGCCGCTGCGCACGCGTGTGCCGCCGCTGGTACAACCTGGCCTGGGACCCGCGCCTCTGGAGGACTATCCGCCTGATGGGCGAGACCATCAACGTGGACCGCGCGCTCAAGGTGCTGACCCGCAGGCTTTGCCAGGACACCCCCAACGTCTGTCTCATGCTGGAAACAGTCATTGTCAGTGGCTGCCGGCGGCTCACAGACCGAGGGCTTTACACCATTGCCCAGTGCTGCCCCGAACTGAGGCGCCTGGAAGTCTCAGGCTGTTACAATATCTCCAATGAGGCCGTCTTTGACGTGGTGTCCCTCTGCCCCAACCTGGAGCACCTAGACGTGTCAGGTAAATGGAAACTGCCCTCCCAGCTCCAGCTTTCCCAATGCACCACCCCAAAGTAGTACAGGCATTGCCGCCCCTTGAGGATCCCCTTCTTGTTGGCTACCAGGGATGGGCAGTGGGTGCTAGAGAGGCCAGCTCTTCCTGAGATACTGCCTTCATGTAACCATGACCCCAAAGGCCAAAAGTGTCCCCTTTATCAAATAATGTCAGTGCCTTAGAGGAGCTCTGGGCACCTTTACCTGAGAGTTCAGGTGAGTATGACTTACAGTGACCTTCCTCTCCATAATGTTCACAGTCACTTCAGAgctaaatggaaacaaaatgtcTAATTCAGATAAAGGGGAGCTGAGTGACTAACTCCAACATCGTTTAGAAGCTACCTTTTGCCCACTTGTTGGTTCATAAAGCCTGAGATCTACGCCTGAGAGATGAAAGTGCCCTTGAATGCTTCTTTCCGCTGGCCTGGCAGCGGTGCCTGCTGTGGGTGATGAACCCCTCAGCCATGGGCTGTGCTCATGATGGCTTGCCATTCCACAGTCACTGGAGAAGTACTTCATGGCCAAGTGAGTCTTGATATTTCACCCACCCTCTGGTtcattttataccttttttttagTGAAAATTCTCAACTACATAGTGCAAGAACGAGGCCCATTGAATCAAACCCTTAGTCCTTTTCCGAATGGAAGGAGATCTCAGCATGGTTGCTCTGCTTGAAAATCTCTCTCAGGCTGGAAGAATTAAAGCCCAGAGTCAAACTTTGGCGCCAGACGGGGATCCAGCCTGACTAACGGCCTCTCTTTATCTCACCCACTGCACAGTTAAAAGACGAACAAGCGAGAGGCTGAAACGTGTAAGATGTGACAGGGAGTTAAAGAAATGTGCAGCGTGAGCCACAAGCTCAGGGATGGTTGGGGAGGGAGTCAAGAAGTAAAAACCACCGTGCAGGGCAAATGCACAGACCTGGGGATTTACACCATCTGAGGTAAACGACGCCCTCTAACAAAACCTGAGGTCAATCCACCTTCAGCTTGCTCTCCCTTTTGAAAGCTGACATCTGAAGATATTTCAGATGACAGGTCATTATTTTTTGCAGATTCCTTCCCTGGCTGGAAAGCAGCACGCTGCTCCTCTGCTTCAGCTGGCTTCAGGACAAAACCATAGCAACTGTGTGTTCGGTTAGTCATGAGAAGCCACCAGCATGAGAAGCAGGAAATGAGGaggttttcttacatttttcctcCAAGGAAttctggaaaagagaaagcattATGATGTGGTAGAAACTCGTTTCAAAACTTCGTGATTTGGGACAACTTAGAGTgttttctagattaaaaaaatattaagtaggGTGATGCACTTTAACATTCTAATGgagcattttataaacattttcttagaTTAGAAAATGATTCATTTTGGAATCCCCATCTTGGTTGAAGAGATTCCCCATGAATCCTTCACACAGAACTGAAAGTAGTTGACCACTCTGATCTGGATCCTTTTTGAAATCCAGAAATGATAAAACTATGTTGGCTATTGGGAATGGAAATTTCTGGGCTTCTGTCCTGAGTGATGCTGCTCCGCCTATTGAGTGACAGTGACTGAGTCTTGCTATCTGTCCTCTACATCAACTTGACTGACTGGCAGGTTCCAGGCCATCTTCACTGTGTTTTACTCTCCTTGTTTATTGCCAAGGCTCTCTTCCCTGTGCCTTGTCCTCCCTGGTTTTTGCAACTAGCCTCAGAAAGTGGCTGCCCTCTCAATGGCAATAAACTTGACTTTTATTCAAGCTGGTCAAGAACTCAAATCCCCTAGAGGACATGAGTTTACCTATCCTGCAACTAGTAAGGCAGTAAATGCCCCTATTGAAAgacactgaaaaatattaaaatcggCTATAGCGTTTTACACATCACATATTACCTTTATTAATATCTTTAAACATCAatagaatatattaaattttcaaaaaattaaatgttacagttattacaaacaaaaaattgctTCCACAGGGTCCTCTCTAATAGGAGACCTGGGAGTCACACTTTTTTCCCTCACTAATCATTTCTGTCCAGCCAATTCAATTGTGTCCAGGTGATTTTACTTTCCAGGTGCCTTGAGGCCTCCCTGGAGGCAAGCTTCCTAAACCATTCTCTCCACACCCATCTCAGCTGCTCAGCCTACCTGCCGCACAACAGCCTCGGAGGAGTCTTTCAAACTACAAATCCAGTTTTCACTTTCTTCATAAAACCTCCAACTGTTGCCTGTGACTTCCAGGAAAAAAGTTCACAAGCTCCTCAGTTGAGCATGTCAGGCCCTAAATGAGGGCCTTGTCCCATGTATGTTCAGTGTCCCCAATTACAGCACTGTATATCTGTGCATGTAGTGATGGGTGGTCACCCATTGTGGCCTGCATGCCAGTCCCTCCTCTGACCCCTGCCCTCCCCAACAACTCTCCTAACAAACTCGTCCAGTGGAGCATCACCTGGCTACAGCATTCCCTACCTCACGACACCCAGGGTTCCCTCCTGTGTGTCTGCCTTTTAAGTATAGGCAGGTAGAGCATTACCAAGGTTTTCAACAGGCTGTTTGTGTATTTCTGAGTCCCTGTCTATCAACTCTTTATGAGCTTATATATGGGCATAAAAAAGGTATTTTATCTTTATGCTTTAGGACATTGTAATTACAGAGGAGTGTCAAAGCCTTTAAAAGGTAGCAGTCATCTTGACCTCTACCAGGTTGGAAATTTGCATTAGTTAGAATGACAAGCAAGCATTTTGGACGCTGTATCTCAGCAGTTAAAATTCCTCCTCAGGAAGAATGGCGCTGGGAGGTTCCATGAGTTAATCTCACAGAGGCCTCACATGTGCGCTCTGAGGAGAACATGCCACACTCAGAAGTCACAGGGGCTGTTGTCCCCAGTGCTGTACCGTCATGTTGCTAACATCTGAGGAGTCAGTAGTTGGTCTCCGCTGACTTGGCTATCTTACATCCCAGAGAAAGTAGGGACATTAACCCAATAGCAGAGGAAATGGTAATGAAGAGCAAATTTGTGAAAGTCAAATGAAATCTGGAATTAATTAAAGGAACCCCACAGAGTTTTCCAATCCATGTGGGCAATTCCCTGTGCAGTCCTTTCCCTCTCAGACACCCTGAGTTCTTCTCTGTGGACATGCCTCACTCCTCCGTAGACTTCCCTCCGTGCTTTCTTGCTACTCAAATTCTCCTTGATATTATTTTACCACCAGGACCTCCATATCTAATGTATtcgaattatttttctctttcaaagattCCCTTAGGTATCCCCACTTCCAAGACTCCCAGTTCCCCAGTATCTGAATGTTCACCTCATGCTGACCCATCAACTGTAAATCTCTTGTGTCATTCATCAATTTTGTGGTACacctagtcattttttttctcccctcttacAATTTAAGCCAGAAAGTCAAGAAACTTACCCtagctggaggtgtggctcagtggtagagtatgtgctaGCATGcttcaatctccagcaacacacacacacatacacacacacaaaataaaaattaaaaaataaggaaaagaaagaagggttgTATGATCCCATAATCTCATTGAGTTTGAAATGCCTCCTCCTTTTAAAATGAAGCTTAAATTGGATTATTTCTAGGGTTCTTTCTATGTCTAtaatatatgaatgcatgaactacccataaatattttctactgaGTCATGaaccaatttattttctttttaatccaaatttAGTAAAAGGCAAGAATCAGGGAGGTaactaacattaaaaattattgaataaagTACACATATCACTTTAGATTAGTAAAATGATCATTAAATCAATTCAGAGCTGGATTACAGTCATCTCAACAAAAGAAACACCAAGCAAACAAAGTCAAAGTTAAAGTTGTTGGGGGACTAACCCCCTCTCACAAAGCCATGGAGCCCACTGGCCCAGCGTGAGCAGCATGGGCAGCCTCTAAAGAGTTGCATCTCTGTGTCCCAGTGTGGGACTATGTGCTTCACTCTCTCCTGAAATTCTTGACTTGGTAGCACATGGCATTTGAACCTTGTTATGCCCGGGACCTGTGTTTATGAGTTTCCTGGGCAGCCTGCCAGGAGGTGGGAGAAAAGTCCCCAAGAGCTCTGCGTGCAGCCCTTCAGAAGCCTTGGACGGACATTGCCGTGAGAGCCGAGATGCAGAGGGGTCTGGAGTGAAGCACTGACTTCAGAATTGCCAGAAGGATTTGGAAAacagagaggaatgagaaatagATACAGTCTAGGTGGTAGAATGAAATATGTACAAATACACATCTACTTTTATAATATGTATTGACTCTCGGTATTCGTTATTTATGCTTATATACTACAGATTTACATGTTTTGTAAGGTAATATTTAGTGAGCTGAAATACACCATGAATATATaatttacacacatatattttaggGCGTTAGAAACAATATTTAGTCATCCAAAGATACCTTCCCAAGCATTAAGAtgttccttgtctgtaaaatataTTGTAGGCTAAGGGGTGGAAGCCCTATTAGACTCCCAGTTTTATATTTGGAGTGAAACAGGTGCCATCAAAAGGCTTTGAGAAGAGTGACGTGGTTTGAGCTGCATTCTCCAGGCCCCTCTGGCAGATGTGTGGATAATTGAGTGTAGGGACTCCGGAAGGGCAGAGAGACAAGTAGAGTCTAGGGCAGTGATCCGGATGACACTGTTGTCTTCGTCTGCTGAAGAGGATTGACTTGAATCCCCAGAACGACCTGAGTAGATTAATAAGTACCAACATTTCCCATAGAGTTTTCAAATGCACCTTCATATCCATCATCTCCCTGTATCCTCATCCTAGGCTCGTCAGCTGTTGAGATGTAGTCTTGAGATGTAGAAAAGTTAAAGTCTAACCTCCTGCCTGAAGCCATCAAGAGTAGAACTGAACCAGGcgtgaacccagggcactttctACCAAACCAAGATCATATTCAGCTTTGCCTTACTTCCTTGGGCCAAGGAGTATCCTAACCATTGCAGGGCCTTTAATGAGCTCTTGGATCTTTCCAGGGCTAGTGTAGATATTTATACACATTCTCTCACGTTTTCACACCTACCTTTTCCAGAGCATCAGGAAATGCTCAGAAAGATGGATTTGCTCTATGTCAAGCAACTAGTGATGGATCAGTAATGGATCCTCCTCAATTCTGATCCATCAGAACTAGTCTGGCCTTTTGCCCTCTAAAGCCTATGAATCCCTGTAAACCCAAATAATCAAAATAGTCAAATAATCACATGAACAGAGGGAACTCTTTGTTGCCTTTTTCTCCGTAGGGATCAAGACAGGAAGGGGTAGCATCCTGGCTTGAGCTTGGGGAGAATTAGGAATTAGTAACGGCATTCCCCCCGGTTACTCTGAGCATGTGTTCTGTCTCTTCGTGTAGGGTGCTCCAAAGTGACCTGCATCAGCTTGACCCGGGAGGCCTCCATTAAATTGTCCCCCTTGCATGGCAAACAGATTTCCATCCGCTACCTGGACATGACGGACTGCTTCGTGCTGGAGGACGAGGGCTTGCACACCATCGCTGCGCACTGCACGCAGCTGACCCACCTGTACCTGCGACGCTGCGTCCGCCTCACCGACGAGGGCCTCCGCTACCTGGTGATCTACTGCACGTCCATCAAGGAGCTGAGCGTCAGCGACTGCCGCTTCGTCAGCGACTTCGGCCTGCGGGAGATCGCCAAGCTGGAGTCCCGCCTGCGGTACCTCAGCATCGCCCACTGCGGCCGCGTGACTGACGTGGGCATCCGCTACGTGGCCAAGTACTGCAGCAAGCTGCGCTACCTCAACGCGAGGGGCTGCGAGGGCATCACGGACCACGGCGTGGAGTACCTCGCCAAGAACTGCACGAAACTCAAGTCTCTGGACATCGGCAAATGCCCTTTGGTCTCCGACACGGGCCTGGAGTGCCTGGCCCTGAACTGCTTCAATCTCAAGCGCCTCAGCCTCAAGTCCTGCGAGAGCATCACCGGCCAGGGCCTGCAGATCGTGGCCGCCAACTGCTTTGACCTCCAAATGCTGAATGTCCAAGACTGCGAGGTTTCCGTGGAGGCCCTGCGGTTTGTCAAACGCCACTGCAAGCGCTGCGTCATCGAGCACACCAACCCTGCCTTCTTCTGAAGGGACAGCTTTCGTCAGGCATGGTCTCCATACAAACACGAaccaaacaaaatgttttttaaaagcagcGTATGTAAGCACCGACACCCACTCAGCAGCTGTTTCTTTCAGGAAGATTCTAAGACAtctagcttttctttttcctcatttctcatgGGTGCCAGggtcaaagaaattaaagggtaaAGAACAAATTTCTAGTACAGCAAAGTGTTTTGGGTCAGGTCATTTGTAGGCAGTTTCTCTTCTCACATGGGGTGTCTTTAGAAATGTACCTTACTTTCTTCTCCCCACAAGCGCTCCTGGACACAGGCCACACCCCCACCCTCCACATCCCCGCCCTGAGCTCCACTCCCCTCCATCAGCAGCTGCCACAAAAGTATCAGAACAATAGCACTCTCTAGAGTTCCTCTTCGAACTGCTTGGTTGATCTAAGCCCCGCTACTCAATCCCATCCCATGCAAATTATGGTTAAAAAAGTGTCCTCAATCACTTTGAATTTACAAAGAgctttccagacctttttttaaaaaaatcggtTATGGCAAGCAGCATGGTGGAAGAAGAGACTTTTGTTCTTTCTCAGCTATGCCACTAGCTGCGTGACCTTGGCCAAAAACTTCGCCTCTCTAGGCTTCAGCTTGTGGCACTGAATCAGAAGCCATCCAGCTGCAGAATTAGCCTCATGACCATTTTAGGATTGACAGAACAGAGATACCAATaaatagaaaacttaaaacaGAGCACAGGCATCTACCTCTTTCAAGAGAATTAATTGGGCTGTGCTTTCAGGAGGTTCCAGAGTGCAGATGTCAGTTTTCACAGGGTCCTGTGTGTCCTGTAGCTCCCATGCAAGTACCATCCACCTCTCAATCTGTTTTGGTGGCACATCTTCTCCTGCCCCGCTGGATGCTTTGGTTTCTGTGCACAAGTACTTTCAGCATTCCCCTACTCCACATTGTCTTAGCAGAGAACCAAAATGCCTGAAAATGGGGAAGTTTAAATCCCCCAATCAAGACTTATCTTCTGAGTGTTTTCAAACGGAGGAAAGACCCTTGCAATTTTTAATTAACAAGTGAGGCCCAAGAGAACCCATGTTCTCAAAGGTTTTTCTGATCCCTCTCAGTGCACATGTGGCATACATCAGGCACATCTGTCCTACAGCTGGCAGAGACAGACGCTGTGGGTTTTTGTCAtttagattgcattttgatttttctcatctatttatttctttatgcatCCAGACTTCATCACATGGAGCCTACTGGGGTTAAGTTTGTAAATGTTTAATTGTGCAAATTGCCACCTTGCGTCTCCCGCGTGGCTGTCTGCATGCATTCCTTTAAAGAATACAAAGTAGACTTCCAGGTGTTTAAATACTGTGCATTCAGAAATCTCAGACAATGGAAGAGGGAACTCATTGATAAGACAGATGCTAGCCCACTAACTAACCCTTGGAATAAGACATTAACATCATGACAAAATATGAGttttaaatggatggaattttaAATGGCCCTATTTTGATATAAGTTGATTTGCTAGCACCATTATGTGAAATCAGGTAGCCAAGAGAAATACCATGCTCATGAAATACAGTGTCATTAATTCGTAAACCCAGGACCTTTCCCAAATGAGTCTCTGGCCGTTGCCCCTTCTTCATTGCTGCTGAAACAGCTCATCAAAGGGCCCAACGTCCAATTCCAGAACACTGCATCTCCTAGCCAAATGTGCTTTGTTTCAGACCCGCTTACATAACACTCACTCGACAACTGCACTCCTACTGTAGGCTCCCGCGCACACTGCAATCTCAGGTCAGGAAGGAGGAGCTAGAGTGATGGGAGGAGTCTGTCCGGGAGGTTTCTACCGTGCATCATAGAAAACGTGGCTTTCTGTCCAACTGACATCATCCTCAACCCGGTTATGCAATCAGTGCTATATTCCATGAGGGAAAGTGACTTGTTTGACTGGGGACAGTGTTTTGTGATAGCCATAGAATTTAGAACCTTAATAGAATTTGAAAGGAACATACCCCTGCTCTGTGACTTGTGACTACCACAGTTTCAGAATTTGGAAGTCACAGATGATTGTCCCTAACCCTTGGTTCTGGGATATTCTAGATAAACTGGTTTAATACTCTTGGAATGAGCAGGGAGATCCAGAATGACTCTCTGAACCATTCCGAGTGTCTTGTCACCACCACCTGACCACATCACCTGACCTGTCTGCCTTCCAGGCATGAGACCAAGACCACGTCTCACACCTGGTTGCCTGCCCAGCACATGCTGTCTGGTCCAGTTTCTCCTCTTTCCCAGTGTCCTCTTCATCCATTCTGCTTTCCCTTGGGGTATGAATTTGTGATAGAGGTTACTGGGAAACAGCTCAGCAGATTTTTAGAGACCAAGCAAAAGTCCTCAGCAAACAATTTATCTCTTTTAAAACATTGCTTCCTTCCTGGCTCTGCTAAATTGAATGCTCATTGTTTTTGTAATTCTAATGTTCAAATCACTGCGTGCTGTATGACTCTAGAAAGCCTTAATTTACTACCACcaagaaataaagcaatatgTTGGTAATTAggctcagcattttttttttagatcccTTTCAGAGAGTGTGGTATTCAGATGGGGACACTCAAAAGTGAGCAAGAAGCTTGCTTTATGTTTAAAGGCAACAGAAGTCAAGTTACTGCTACTGTCGTCCCTGTAAAGTTGAATCCATGGTCTTTCCATCTAATGACTAATGACTTTGGCTTAGAATTGGCACTAAGtgataaaaaattattatcttcACAATGTAGTTCACGTCTTAATCCAAACTCTTGGTGCAGCTTTTGGAATTCATGATTTTGCATATTTCAAGGAGTTATATATGGTGTATTTTGTAACATCCTCAGCATAGACTGGGGACAGCACCCTAATTAAACATGTTAGTTTTTCTTTGGCAATACATATAAATGGCCACTCTGTGCAAGATTATTAAAGGTTATAAATAGGCTTGCATCAGTTCAGGTCAGGTTTTGTTGCCAAATTAATCTATGCAATAATGAAAAAAGTCTATTTTTCAGAACTTCCTGGATTTCAGAATTATGGATAAGTAATTATGGATCTAAATATATTTGCCCTGGCCCTGGTTACAGATATTGGATGAATCTTCATGATTATGCTGACAAGTAGATGTTATaaaccaaacaacaaacaaagTGTGTTAGAGCCTTAGGACCTGGAAAGAGAATATGACAACCTGATCTAAAAGGAAATAGTGTCAGTCAGCTGGAAAGAATGAAATGCCAaatccctccctcctcacctaGACTTTTTGATCTGAGAAATCAATAAGATAGGAAGCAAGTACTGAGAGCTAATTAGAGAACTTCATCCTTAAGAACTAGAAAgactttaagaaatattaattttaaatgtgttagTCCTCAACCCTGAGTTGCTTTGATAACTCTCATATACACCAGTAGGACTCTTAATTGCCCTGGGACATAATTTCAGGTGGTTTGGTGCACCTCTTCTCAGGATCTCAGAATAAGACtaacaaaaagtaaaaaccagTCCCTGAGATTCACAACTTCTTAAGCTGTTCACAATGAGAAAAAAGTCTTCAAG
It encodes the following:
- the Fbxl7 gene encoding F-box/LRR-repeat protein 7 isoform X2 — translated: MRTLSTPSPALICPPTLPGFQNGRGSSTSSSSVTGETVAMVHSPPPTRLTHPLIRLASRPQKEQASIDRLPDHCMVQIFSFLPTNQLCRCARVCRRWYNLAWDPRLWRTIRLMGETINVDRALKVLTRRLCQDTPNVCLMLETVIVSGCRRLTDRGLYTIAQCCPELRRLEVSGCYNISNEAVFDVVSLCPNLEHLDVSGCSKVTCISLTREASIKLSPLHGKQISIRYLDMTDCFVLEDEGLHTIAAHCTQLTHLYLRRCVRLTDEGLRYLVIYCTSIKELSVSDCRFVSDFGLREIAKLESRLRYLSIAHCGRVTDVGIRYVAKYCSKLRYLNARGCEGITDHGVEYLAKNCTKLKSLDIGKCPLVSDTGLECLALNCFNLKRLSLKSCESITGQGLQIVAANCFDLQMLNVQDCEVSVEALRFVKRHCKRCVIEHTNPAFF
- the Fbxl7 gene encoding F-box/LRR-repeat protein 7 isoform X1, producing MGANNGKQYGSEGKGSSSISSDVSSSTDHTPTKAQKNVATSEDSDLSMRTLSTPSPALICPPTLPGFQNGRGSSTSSSSVTGETVAMVHSPPPTRLTHPLIRLASRPQKEQASIDRLPDHCMVQIFSFLPTNQLCRCARVCRRWYNLAWDPRLWRTIRLMGETINVDRALKVLTRRLCQDTPNVCLMLETVIVSGCRRLTDRGLYTIAQCCPELRRLEVSGCYNISNEAVFDVVSLCPNLEHLDVSGCSKVTCISLTREASIKLSPLHGKQISIRYLDMTDCFVLEDEGLHTIAAHCTQLTHLYLRRCVRLTDEGLRYLVIYCTSIKELSVSDCRFVSDFGLREIAKLESRLRYLSIAHCGRVTDVGIRYVAKYCSKLRYLNARGCEGITDHGVEYLAKNCTKLKSLDIGKCPLVSDTGLECLALNCFNLKRLSLKSCESITGQGLQIVAANCFDLQMLNVQDCEVSVEALRFVKRHCKRCVIEHTNPAFF